Proteins found in one Plasmodium coatneyi strain Hackeri chromosome 10, complete sequence genomic segment:
- a CDS encoding Asparaginyl-tRNA synthetase, which translates to MRGAFLFKDSTKYSWYISRGTHTALDWSRPPVRKCFFAKLSGKSGSQWVTKDGEHPAKQSGKAPLDGASSLQHPELNGRTKIKDILGAQVTHSEGKKYTICGWVKSVRTVGKNRFSFIDVNDGSHVKNLQVVIDSSIPNYREVSRLLTDDAVECFGELKCSLGKKQQVELCVEDSTKAHYVKLLGRVDQGEKSSNNDREKSIDNDKEKRGYSDRDKSGGSDREKCDGGDDGVRPGPGKHYAIAKKYHTKEHLRNFPHLRARTKLYSSVFRLKSDIITETFKFWREKNCTYINTPVLTSNDCEGAGKLFHATTLMLQGNQKETVTPSKSSNGEHVNVSSNDGYGTDEACKGDDYPHEGSSPLSFSRDFFKKPCYLNVSSQLTLECLCCSMGDVFTLNQSFRAENSNTVRHLSEFLMMEVELAFSNLASIISLAEEYIKAMVNFALHKSEDVNYLHEHHDQTLKQKLQNVLQKPFVVITYDEAVQVIKQHMVQTDVLSPRTTDLTFEEQKFLTDVHFCSPVVVINYPQDMKPFYMTLNQDGKTVACMDILLPDVGEVVGGSEREIRIHTLERRMKEKRLDLRLYEPYLELRRHGNIPHAGFGLGIDRLLMFLTSMSNIRDVVPFPRSPGSLFM; encoded by the coding sequence ATGAGAggtgcttttctttttaaggaTAGCACGAAGTACAGTTGGTACATCTCCAGGGGGACACACACGGCATTGGATTGGAGCAGACCTCCAGTGAGGAAATGCTTTTTCGCAAAACTGAGTGGGAAAAGCGGCTCTCAGTGGGTCACCAAAGATGGGGAACACCCTGCGAAACAATCTGGGAAAGCTCCCCTAGACGGTGCGTCCTCTCTTCAACACCCCGAACTAAACGGAcgcacaaaaataaaagacatTCTTGGGGCCCAAGTGACGCAcagtgaagggaaaaaatatacgatcTGCGGGTGGGTCAAGTCGGTCAGGACAGTTGGGAAAAATCGCTTCTCCTTTATTGACGTCAATGATGGATCCCACGTGAAAAACCTACAAGTGGTTATCGACTCGAGTATCCCCAACTACAGGGAAGTTTCTCGGTTGCTCACGGATGATGCGGTGGAGTGCTTCGGGGAGCTGAAGTGCTCCTtggggaagaagcagcagGTGGAGCTTTGCGTGGAGGATTCGACGAAAGCGCACTACGTGAAGCTCCTGGGGAGGGTGGACCAAGGGGAGAAAAGCAGCAACAACGACAGGGAGAAAAGCATCGACAACGACAAGGAGAAACGTGGTTATAGCGACAGGGACAAAAGTGGTGGTAGTGACAGGGAGAAATGTGATGGTGGGGATGATGGCGTCCGCCCCGGTCCTGGCAAGCACTACGCTATCGCTAAGAAGTACCACACGAAGGAACACCTGCGGAACTTCCCCCACCTCCGGGCGAGAACCAAACTCTACAGCAGCGTATTCAGACTCAAGTCCGACATAATAACAGAAACGTTTAAGTTTTGGAGGGAGAAGAATTGCACATATATCAACACACCCGTGCTGACTAGCAACGACTGCGAAGGGGCAGGGAAGTTATTTCACGCAACAACGCTGATGTTGCAGGGGAACCAGAAGGAGACCGTCACGCCGTCCAAGAGCAGCAACGGTGAACACGTCAATGTAAGTAGTAACGATGGATACGGCACTGATGAAGCATGCAAGGGGGATGATTACCCCCACGAAGGGAGCTCCCCTTTGTCATTCTCCCgagatttttttaaaaaaccgTGCTATTTGAACGTCTCCAGCCAACTAACCCTAGAATGTCTGTGCTGTTCCATGGGAGACGTGTTCACGCTTAACCAGTCCTTCCGGGCGGAAAACTCCAACACGGTAAGACACCTGAGCGAATTCCTCATGATGGAGGTGGAATTGGCCTTCTCCAATTTGGCCTCCATTATATCCCTGGCGGAAGAGTACATTAAAGCGATGGTAAATTTTGCCCTGCACAAGTCGGAGGACGTTAACTACCTGCATGAACACCATGACCAGACATTGAAGCAGAAGCTACAGAACGTTTTGCAAAAACCATTCGTTGTAATCACATACGATGAAGCCGTTCAGGTGATAAAGCAGCACATGGTTCAGACAGATGTACTATCCCCACGAACAACCGACTTAACATTCGAGGAgcagaaatttttaacagATGTGCATTTTTGCTCCCCCGTTGTTGTAATTAACTACCCACAGGACATGAAGCCTTTTTACATGACGCTAAATCAGGATGGAAAAACAGTTGCTTGTATGGACATCCTCCTTCCGGACGTTGGAGAAGTGGTTGGTGGATCAGAAAGGGAGATAAGGATACACACACTAGAGAGGAGGATGAAAGAGAAGCGTCTGGATCTCCGATTGTATGAACCATACTTGGAGCTTCGTCGTCATGGTAATATCCCTCATGCGGGTTTTGGTCTTGGCATAGATAGGCTTCTTATGTTTCTCACCTCCATGAGTAATATACGGGACGTCGTTCCTTTTCCGCGTTCCCCCGGTTCGCTCTTCATGTAG
- a CDS encoding Phosphatidylinositol 4-kinase translates to MDHKTDDAAGQTSKEDAGNATVTECDQREKCTSAPEESTSYRSLYKHNYKAHAYVDNSVCLRLKGRGGEVQVDADTEEPQRCVDPSKGDFPMGACTHDNTHDDTPDDTPDDRPVGEPSGKSSNLEDVAATGRNNPGGVAVDRSDEAIYTQPGAQHSNNHNEEKRENSDLCPHSNDNYTLHGSHISDHHLEEENNKKKPQESDHPSEEMPSWEAHKMQEKDQSTEKQKKIKIIEMFKMKLENKEMSRSRHGNRHDHHDAHRDGSSGYDENGDRDDHSGGASPSASNRHAQIRESISRIFSESPSSKPKIINELKRSDSHVGEEDEGGGSHHGSSNNDKGSPLCSSSNDQGSPHCSSSNDRDKADSKANETKNALKEGSLLRLFRCEYFDTHLHIRYLYDRREVGVHEYLVNSLYTQRKYEDILFYLPQLSQISLVRYESSSLYRFLLYKASKSMHFALKLSWIYHSIVEDNCSKYKDLAHKMTQEIEMAVVNCKPLNGKRTSGNENKQSYLLNLAHPLLFKRKHIIRRIKANERFQQTKLFRNCLNRSCNSYLLKGVEGMVQSEVDVVGQSEVDVVGQSEVEATGHNTTSGVPPSAAPMAPPMACPKKRRKRDATSTAPPPKLPQCYIINSGALSIARAKVKLPSTYAKLGNPLSASKFFLPEFNCSSDMIEDLQQFFMKQRRCDYFSLLNNFVNLTISVSNLLSTEPDIEVRNELLNRFIYSLNSWMLMRRCIVAACTNVFSMTGLCIPLECLSSPPQSNHKTEHTTNSSGLQILHFNYDECKIFFSKKRAPYLLMFEVADLDEDISHIPDDLFYPTKGGNQPNKETPHDGVNGAIDATADDAMRDIPYGVTDTVNDDVPPDEPTRHPQPRRKGHRIEKNFCSSKNYGLFNENSSSYDYEPRGGIYDGKRKKKKKKKKKKKSESGEEDDEGKGQQTGQSDSEVEQADRWKVDMGKEKVRKKKTPADLDALKMEHLYVYNCIVNDLRKENLISFPSEEEDSLSIIRKCIGMKADEEDEEHNDDGGDTEGGDTNSAGGHVEEADPEPNNLEEGGPHWSVTPTEEGIQEVGKSFLVTPRSASMPNYLSSSMEKCNISSNDNQSNEVKTSLESISSALGELPSGGLYESKVDAQYGGCNSTTGKDPGDEHISAQPSEPLTTTHTLSSFYPAAEKTTDVLDIDEYFKPENYTNEEFKKKNCRIIKRLLWGELFEEKKKKIRKTSPYGKLKTWDLKCVIVKGGDDLRQELLASQLIRQFKIIFENAGLPLWLRPYEILVTGANSGIIEYVNDTCSVDSLKRKFGVDSISTIFNVVFADYIFEAKKVSTVDPISGVNFIESHAAYSLISYLLQVKDRHNGNLLLDSDGHLIHIDYGFMLTNSPGNVNFETSPFKLTQEYLDIMDGEKSENYEYFRRLIVSGFLEARKHSEEIILFVELMMPALKIPCFANGTQFCIDSLKERFMTNLAVDVCIQRINALIESSINNFRSVQYDYFQRITNGIM, encoded by the exons ATGGACCACAAAACAGACGACGCAGCAGGACAGACCAGCAAGGAAGATGCTGGCAATGCAACCGTGACAGAATGCgaccaaagggaaaaatgcacCTCCGCACCGGAAGAGAGCACATCCTATAGGTCTCTCTACAAACACAATTACAAAGCTCACGCATACGTGGATAATTCTGTTTGCCTTCGATTGAAAGGTCGTGGAGGGGAGGTGCAAGTTGATGCGGATACTGAAGAACCGCAGCGTTGTGTAGACCCATCCAAGGGGGATTTCCCAATGGGTGCCTGCACACATGATAACACACATGATGATACACCCGATGATACACCTGATGACAGACCTGTTGGAGAACCAAGTGGGAAAAGTTCCAATCTTGAAGACGTCGCTGCCACAGGGAGGAACAACCCAGGTGGGGTTGCAGTCGATAGGAGTGACGAAGCGATATACACCCAACCGGGGGCCCAACATAGTAACAACCATAATGAGGAGAAGAGGGAGAACTCAGACCTCTGCCCTCACTCCAACGATAATTACACCCTTCACGGAAGTCACATAAGTGACCACCACCTGGAGGAGGAGAACAATAAGAAGAAGCCACAGGAGAGTGATCACCCCAGTGAAGAGATGCCAAGCTGGGAAGCACACAAAATGCAGGAAAAGGATCAGTCGacggaaaaacagaaaaaaataaaaatcatcgaaatgtttaaaatgaagttGGAAAACAAGGAGATGAGCAGGAGTCGCCACGGGAATCGCCACGATCATCATGATGCTCATCGTGATGGTTCCTCCGGTTATGACGAAAATGGTGACCGTGACGACCATTCGGGTGGAGCTTCCCCCAGTGCGTCCAACCGCCACGCACAAATACGGGAAAGCATCTCACGGATTTTTAGCGAATCGCCTTCCTCCAAGCCGAAGATAATAAACGAGCTTAAGCGTAGTGACAGTCATGTGGGGGAAGAAGACGAGGGGGGAGGTAGCCACCACGGCAGCAGTAACAACGACAAGGGTAGCCCCCTCTGCAGTAGTAGCAATGACCAGGGTAGCCCCCACTGCAGCAGTAGTAACGACAGGGATAAGGCAGACAGTAAGGCGAACGAAACGAAGAACGcattaaaggaaggaagtctGTTGAGGCTGTTCAGGTGCGAATACTTCGACACCCATCTGCACATTAGATACCTCTACGATAGGAGGGAAGTGGGAGTTCACGAATACCTAGTGAATTCCCTTTACACGCAAAGGAAGTATGAGGACATATTATTTTACCTACCACAGTTGAGTCAGATTTCTCTCGTCCGTTATGAGTCCTCTTCCCTTTAccgcttcctcctttataaaGCAAGTAAATCAATGCATTTTGCATTGAAGCTCAGTTGGATTTACCACTCCATAGTGGAAGACAACTGTTCCAAGTACAAGGACTTGGCACATAAGATGACCCAAGAAATAGAGATGGCTGTTGTAAATTGCAAACCATTAAATGGTAAGCGCACCTCGGGGAACGAGAACAAACAGTCCTACCTGCTTAACCTCGCTCATCCTCTTCTCTTCAAAAGGAAGCACATCATCAGAAGGATCAAGGCCAATGAACGGTTCCAGCAGACCAAGCTGTTTAGGAATTGCCTTAACAGGTCCTGCAACTCGTACCTGCTGAAGGGGGTCGAAGGGATGGTGCAAAGTGAAGTCGACGTGGTGGGGCAAAGTGAAGTCGACGTGGTGGGGCAAAGTGAAGTCGAAGCGACCGGGCACAACACCACGTCAGGTGTCCCCCCAAGTGCTGCCCCAATGGCCCCCCCAATGGCCTGTCCGAAGAAGCGCCGCAAAAGGGACGCAACGAGTACCGCACCTCCCCCCAAGTTGCCCCAATGTTACATAATAAATTCAGGAGCCCTCTCCATCGCCAGGGCGAAGGTGAAGTTACCTAGTACCTATGCCAAGTTAGGCAACCCCCTCAGTGCATCCAAATTCTTCCTGCCAGAATTTAATTGCAGTTCCGATATGATAGAAGACCTGCagcaattttttatgaagCAAAGGAGATGTGATTATTTTAGTCTCCTTAATAATTTCGTTAACCTAACTATATCCGTTTCGAATCTTCTCTCCACAGAACCGGACATAGAGGTACGGAATGAGCTACTCAACCGgttcatatattcattaaACAGTTGGATGCTCATGCGTAGATGCATCGTTGCTGCGTGTACGAATGTGTTTTCCATGACGGGACTGTGCATTCCGTTGGAGTGTCTTTCCTCCCCACCACAGTCAAATCATAAAACGGAACATACAACCAACAGCAGTGGGTTGCAGATCCTACACTTCAATTACGATGagtgcaaaatatttttctccaagAAGAGGGCACCCTACCTGCTCATGTTTGAGGTGGCCGACTTGGACGAGGACATCAGCCACATTCCCGATGACCTGTTTTACCCcaccaagggggggaacCAGCCGAACAAGGAGACACCCCACGACGGGGTCAATGGGGCAATCGATGCAACAGCAGATGATGCAATGCGTGATATCCCTTACGGGGTGACCGATACCGTGAATGATGACGTGCCCCCAGACGAACCGACGCGACATCCGCAACCACGCAGGAAGGGCCACCGGATCGAAAAAAACTTCTGTTCGTCCAAAAATTACGGGCTCTTCAATGAAAACAGCAGCTCCTACGATTATGAACCGCGAGGGGGTATATATGatgggaagaggaagaagaaaaagaaaaaaaaaaaaaaaaaaaaaagcgaaagtgGGGAAGAGGACGACGAGGGGAAGGGGCAGCAGACTGGCCAAAGCGATTCAGAAGTAGAACAAGCTGATCGGTGGAAAGTTGAtatgggaaaggaaaaggtgaggaagaaaaaaacgcctGCCGATCTGGATGCCCTAAAAATGGAGCacctatatgtgtataactGCATAGTGAACGACCTGCGGAAGGAGAAtttaatttccttcccttcggAGGAGGAGGACAGCCTCTCGATCATTAGGAAGTGCATTGGGATGAAGGCagatgaggaggatgaagaaCATAACGACGATGGGGGGGACACCGAAGGGGGAGACACAAACTCGGCAGGTGGACACGTAGAAGAGGCAGACCCAGAACCAAACAACCTCGAGGAAGGTGGCCCTCATTGGAGTGTCACCCCCACGGAGGAAGGCATCCAGGAGGTAGGAAAAAGCTTCCTGGTAACGCCCCGTTCGGCCTCCATGCCGAATTACTTAAGTAGCTCCATGGAAAAGTGCAACATCAGCTCGAACGATAACCAAAGCAATGAAGTTAAAACGTCGCTGGAGAGCATCAGTAGTGCATTGGGTGAATTACCATCAGGGGGGTTGTACGAAAGTAAAGTGGACGCCCAATATGGAGGATGTAACTCCACCACGGGGAAGGATCCCGGTGATGAACATATTTCAGCCCAACCGAGTGAACCCCTCACAACCACCCACACGCTCAGCAGCTTCTACCCAGCAGCAGAAAAAACAACCGACGTGTTGGATATCGATGAATATTTCAAACcagaaaattacacaaatgaggaatttaaaaaaaaaaactgtagaATTATAAAAAGGCTTTTATGGGGAGAgttatttgaagaaaaaaaaaaaaaaatcagaaaaaCTTCCCCCTATGGTAAATTGAAGACATGGGATCTGAAATGCGTCATTGTTAAGGGTGGGGATGACTTGAGACAGGAACTATTGGCATCCCAACTGATAAGGCAattcaaaattatttttgaGAACGCAGGTCTACCCCTGTGGTTGCGTCCCTATGAAATTCTAGTCACCGGTGCGAACTCCGGAATTATTGAATACGTGAATGACACCTGCTCGGTGGACTCCCTGAAAAGGAAGTTTGGCGTTGACAGTATTTCGACCATTTTCAACGTCGTCTTCGCAGACTACATCTTCGAGGCCAAGAAGGTCAGCACAGTTGACCCAATCAGCGGCGTG aaCTTCATCGAGAGCCACGCCGCCTACTCACTTATTTCTTACCTCCTCCAAGTGAAGGACAGACATAACGGAAATCTGTTGCTCGACTCAGACGGCCACCTCATCCACATAGACTACGGGTTCATGCTCACCAACTCCCCTGGGAATGTGAACTTCGAGACCTCCCCCTTCAAGCTCACCCAGGAATACCTGGATATTATGGATGGAGAGAAGTCCGAAAATTATGAATACTTCAGGCGCCTCATCGTGAGTGGCTTCCTCGAGGCCCGCAAGCACTCAGAGGAGATTATTCTTTTCGTGGAGCTGATGATGCCAG CTTTGAAAATCCCCTGCTTTGCGAACGGCACCCAGTTCTGCATCGACTCGCTGAAGGAGCGCTTCATGACCAACCTGGCTGTTGACGTG TGCATCCAACGAATCAACGCCCTCATTGAATCCTCGATCAACAATTTCCGGAGCGTGCAGTATGACTACTTTCAGAGAATCACCAACGGCATAATGTGA